In Gordonia iterans, the following proteins share a genomic window:
- a CDS encoding ABC transporter ATP-binding protein/permease: protein MGKGFQGAVLRALGAKEHLATVVGIERVSSAVLRIDFVSDTLLYAEGEKPSAWIRAWFPDVEGGGKEYQRGYTLMDPDPATGSFSICFLIHEPAGPASNWAQHAEPGDQLVMQRMGGDGWGLDDPQPAGYLLVGDVAAWPGIVSIIGAAPVGVPIRALIEYTHDDDPDLPVPEHPDLDLAWVPSRPDGRALVDALGDDDYRGWKSWVAAESKATRLVRTKLAGDHGHNKGTMHAQAYWIVGKAMGKQTEAPAEAARGTTAGQPTGGTPSAAVPETPQVAAESVLSSARPAFVLSGVLALVLAALAVVPLILFAELAQRLVAGADRTELLRIGSIGVIVLLAGTALSAMLITALHFYDQFFAAALRRKVMEKFTRLPLGWFLGRRPAEVRKLAQDDINALHYLVTHAVMDLVTAVVTPLVILGYLFAVNWTLALVLLVPVVVYLVLVIRMSAGDRPRLTRMLQWSATLPGDAERYITAQPVSRVFGDAATVDLPGEVSAMGRFLKDWQHATIDTKAILIQLNRPMTSMVLVALAGTGLIVIGWMPATAILPFLILGTSFGDRLLAASYAANGLREGMAAKSSLDLLLTAPELARPEPDEAVTAAGAGPAALRFSQVDFAYTAGRNVLTGFTLDLPPGGTTAVVGPSGAGKSTVAALAARLWDPDAGSVSLDGVDLRRFDEEALRRQIAVVLQDVQLVHGTVAENIALGMPDATREQIVAAARTAYIAEVIEALPEGYDTVIDRDSLSGGQRQRIAIARAILGDPRVVVLDEATAAADPDSEWEVRQGLSRLLAGRTVLVIAHRLHTVAQADSIVVLDEGRIVEQGTHDELVAAGGLYARMHASAMEALS, encoded by the coding sequence GTGGGCAAGGGATTTCAGGGCGCGGTGCTCCGCGCCCTCGGCGCCAAGGAACATCTGGCGACGGTGGTCGGGATCGAGCGAGTGTCCTCGGCGGTTCTGCGCATCGACTTCGTGAGCGACACGCTCTTGTATGCCGAAGGCGAGAAGCCGTCGGCGTGGATTCGGGCCTGGTTCCCCGACGTCGAGGGCGGCGGCAAGGAATACCAGCGCGGCTACACGCTGATGGATCCGGATCCGGCGACCGGCTCCTTCTCGATCTGCTTCCTCATCCACGAACCCGCCGGGCCCGCGTCGAACTGGGCGCAGCACGCCGAACCCGGAGACCAGCTCGTGATGCAGCGCATGGGCGGCGACGGGTGGGGGCTCGACGACCCGCAGCCCGCCGGGTATCTGCTGGTGGGGGACGTCGCGGCGTGGCCCGGCATCGTCTCGATCATCGGCGCCGCCCCCGTCGGCGTGCCCATCCGTGCGCTGATCGAGTACACGCACGACGACGACCCCGACCTTCCCGTGCCCGAGCATCCCGACCTGGATCTGGCCTGGGTGCCGTCGCGTCCGGACGGACGCGCCCTGGTCGATGCGCTCGGCGACGACGACTACCGCGGCTGGAAGTCATGGGTCGCCGCGGAGAGCAAGGCGACCCGACTGGTCCGCACCAAGCTCGCCGGAGACCACGGCCACAACAAGGGCACCATGCACGCCCAGGCGTACTGGATCGTCGGCAAGGCGATGGGCAAGCAGACAGAGGCACCGGCCGAGGCTGCACGCGGGACGACGGCAGGGCAGCCCACCGGCGGCACACCGTCCGCTGCGGTTCCGGAGACCCCGCAAGTCGCCGCCGAGTCCGTGCTGAGTTCGGCGCGGCCGGCGTTCGTGCTCTCGGGCGTCCTCGCGCTGGTGCTGGCCGCGCTGGCCGTCGTGCCGCTGATCCTGTTCGCGGAGCTGGCTCAACGTCTCGTCGCCGGAGCTGATCGCACCGAACTGCTGCGGATCGGGTCGATCGGCGTGATCGTGCTCCTGGCGGGCACCGCGCTCAGCGCGATGCTGATCACCGCGCTGCACTTCTACGACCAGTTCTTCGCGGCGGCCCTGCGTCGCAAGGTGATGGAGAAGTTCACTCGCCTCCCGCTCGGCTGGTTCCTCGGACGACGTCCCGCCGAGGTCCGCAAGCTCGCGCAGGACGACATCAACGCACTGCACTACCTGGTGACGCACGCCGTGATGGATCTGGTCACCGCCGTCGTGACGCCGCTGGTGATCCTCGGCTACCTCTTCGCGGTGAATTGGACGCTGGCGCTGGTGCTGCTGGTGCCCGTCGTGGTCTACCTGGTGCTGGTGATCCGCATGTCCGCGGGTGACCGGCCGCGCCTGACGCGGATGCTGCAGTGGAGCGCGACCCTGCCCGGCGACGCCGAGCGCTACATCACCGCCCAGCCGGTGAGCCGGGTCTTCGGCGATGCGGCGACCGTGGATCTGCCCGGCGAGGTCTCGGCGATGGGCCGGTTCCTGAAGGACTGGCAGCACGCCACCATCGACACCAAGGCGATTCTGATCCAGCTCAACCGGCCGATGACCTCGATGGTCCTGGTCGCGCTGGCCGGCACCGGACTGATCGTGATCGGCTGGATGCCGGCGACCGCGATCTTGCCGTTCCTGATCCTGGGCACCTCGTTCGGCGACCGGCTGCTGGCGGCGTCGTACGCGGCCAACGGCCTGCGCGAGGGCATGGCCGCCAAGTCGTCCCTGGACCTGCTGCTCACCGCCCCCGAGTTGGCGCGTCCCGAGCCCGATGAGGCCGTCACCGCGGCCGGAGCCGGTCCGGCCGCGCTGCGCTTCTCGCAGGTGGACTTCGCCTACACGGCGGGACGGAACGTGCTCACCGGGTTCACCCTGGACCTTCCGCCGGGCGGCACCACCGCCGTGGTCGGGCCGTCGGGTGCGGGCAAGTCCACGGTCGCGGCGCTCGCCGCGCGCCTGTGGGACCCCGATGCCGGGTCGGTCAGCCTCGACGGAGTCGATCTGCGGCGGTTCGACGAGGAGGCGCTGCGGCGCCAGATCGCCGTCGTGCTGCAGGACGTCCAGCTGGTGCACGGCACCGTCGCCGAGAACATCGCGCTCGGGATGCCCGATGCGACGCGTGAGCAGATCGTGGCCGCCGCGCGCACCGCGTACATCGCGGAGGTGATCGAGGCGCTTCCCGAGGGCTACGACACGGTGATCGACCGCGACAGCCTGTCGGGCGGTCAGCGCCAGCGCATCGCGATCGCGCGGGCGATCCTGGGCGATCCGCGCGTGGTGGTGCTCGACGAGGCGACCGCCGCCGCCGACCCGGACTCGGAATGGGAGGTGCGTCAGGGGCTTTCGCGGCTGCTGGCGGGCCGGACGGTCCTGGTGATCGCGCACCGGCTGCACACCGTCGCGCAGGCCGATTCGATCGTGGTGCTCGACGAGGGCCGGATCGTCGAACAGGGAACGCACGACGAGCTCGTGGCCGCCGGGGGCCTGTACGCCAGAATGCACGCATCGGCCATGGAGGCGCTGTCATGA
- a CDS encoding Lrp/AsnC family transcriptional regulator — protein MDRIDRKILSELQADGRLSLTDLAARVGLTVSPAHRRVRDLEKSGAITGYRAMIDPEQVGLGFEALVFVTMNQEHRASLLAFEDQVAKVPNVITAQRLFGDPDYLLRVRTADMDAYARLQDEVLGVLPGVQRLTSTLVMRTIVEDRPYPTGLR, from the coding sequence GTGGATCGGATAGATCGGAAGATTCTTTCGGAGCTGCAAGCGGACGGGCGGCTCAGCCTGACCGACCTCGCTGCCCGCGTCGGACTGACGGTCTCGCCGGCGCACCGCCGTGTCCGCGATCTGGAGAAGTCGGGGGCGATCACCGGCTATCGCGCGATGATCGATCCGGAGCAGGTGGGACTCGGCTTTGAGGCGCTGGTGTTCGTCACGATGAATCAGGAGCATCGTGCGTCGCTGCTCGCCTTCGAGGACCAGGTGGCGAAGGTCCCGAACGTGATCACCGCTCAGCGGCTCTTCGGCGACCCCGACTATCTGCTCCGGGTGCGTACCGCCGACATGGATGCGTACGCGCGGCTGCAGGACGAGGTGCTCGGTGTGCTCCCCGGCGTCCAGCGGCTGACCTCGACGCTGGTGATGAGGACGATCGTCGAGGACCGCCCGTATCCCACCGGGCTGCGCTGA
- a CDS encoding transcriptional regulator — MHDSPQAPRRRHRPALIALVIVAGCACLALGWWQWGRFESSSGTGQNLGYALQWPAFAVAIFWAYRRFVVMEADPEVAEAERTRGGPTEIPEGLLPERPSAHDPAVAALADDAPDPALAEYNRYLAELDEPSPAPAPPKDPT; from the coding sequence GTGCACGACTCCCCTCAGGCTCCCCGGCGGCGACACCGTCCGGCGCTGATCGCGCTGGTGATCGTCGCCGGTTGCGCGTGCCTGGCACTGGGCTGGTGGCAGTGGGGGCGTTTCGAATCCTCCTCCGGCACCGGCCAGAATCTGGGTTACGCCCTGCAGTGGCCGGCGTTCGCCGTGGCGATCTTCTGGGCCTACCGCCGCTTCGTGGTGATGGAGGCGGACCCGGAGGTCGCCGAAGCCGAACGCACGCGCGGCGGACCCACGGAGATCCCCGAGGGCCTGCTCCCCGAACGGCCGTCCGCGCACGACCCCGCGGTCGCCGCGCTGGCCGACGACGCCCCGGACCCGGCACTCGCCGAGTACAACCGCTACCTGGCCGAACTCGACGAACCGAGTCCGGCGCCCGCACCACCGAAGGACCCCACGTGA
- a CDS encoding cupin domain-containing protein, translating to MEQPEISGLIGERLREAGNARRLSVAALTPSADAPPSTSAEPTGGLPLPTLPTVPALARGIRSGVHRLLARRGAASQNRVLDVRTEDGVTTEIRALDLVPGPDSAVSGGHPRATAQLLVTAGRIRAASPEGALELNTGEALTWDGDVEHRFVALDDRPAGAVVVVHRPDATSSRHFRI from the coding sequence GTGGAACAGCCAGAGATCAGCGGCCTCATCGGTGAACGTCTCCGCGAGGCCGGCAACGCCCGCAGACTCTCGGTCGCCGCGCTCACTCCGAGCGCAGACGCACCGCCGTCGACGAGTGCCGAGCCGACCGGAGGCCTCCCCTTGCCGACTCTGCCGACGGTTCCCGCGCTGGCGCGCGGAATCCGCAGCGGTGTGCACCGACTGCTCGCGCGGCGGGGCGCAGCCTCGCAGAACCGGGTCCTCGACGTCCGGACCGAGGACGGAGTCACCACCGAGATCCGCGCACTCGACCTCGTCCCCGGGCCGGACTCGGCCGTCTCCGGCGGTCATCCCCGCGCGACGGCCCAGCTGCTGGTGACCGCCGGGCGGATCCGGGCGGCCTCACCCGAGGGCGCCCTGGAGCTGAACACCGGTGAGGCGCTCACCTGGGACGGCGACGTCGAGCACCGCTTCGTCGCGCTCGACGACCGACCCGCGGGGGCCGTCGTCGTCGTTCACCGTCCCGACGCGACAAGTTCGCGACACTTTCGTATCTAA
- a CDS encoding LysE family translocator: MDLATTLAFALLALSLIAVPGPDWAFVLGSGVRDRKVARAVGGLMVGYLLIAAAVAAGAGALIARTPLILTLLTVGGAVYLVYLGVTTLRSASSTTISAELSAPAGGHLRRGVAVSSLNPKGILLLLAILPQFTTPDGGWPLTAQLATLGVLYVLLAGGFYLSLGLTADRMLASRPRAARLVSRVSGVAMVVVGASLVVERFVIAH, encoded by the coding sequence ATGGACCTCGCCACCACCCTCGCGTTCGCGCTGCTGGCACTGTCGCTGATCGCCGTCCCCGGCCCGGACTGGGCATTCGTGCTCGGCTCCGGCGTCCGTGATCGAAAGGTCGCCCGGGCGGTCGGCGGCCTGATGGTCGGCTACCTCCTGATCGCCGCGGCGGTGGCGGCCGGCGCCGGCGCCCTGATCGCCCGGACCCCGCTGATCCTCACCCTGCTGACTGTGGGCGGCGCGGTGTACCTCGTGTACCTGGGCGTCACGACGCTCCGCAGCGCATCGAGTACCACGATCAGCGCAGAACTCAGCGCACCGGCCGGCGGTCACCTCCGCCGGGGCGTCGCGGTGAGCAGTCTCAACCCGAAGGGCATCCTGCTGCTCCTGGCGATCCTGCCGCAGTTCACGACACCCGACGGCGGCTGGCCGCTGACGGCGCAGCTCGCGACCCTCGGTGTGCTGTACGTGCTGCTGGCCGGCGGGTTCTATCTCTCCCTCGGGCTGACAGCCGACCGGATGCTGGCCAGCAGACCGCGGGCCGCGCGACTGGTGTCACGGGTGTCCGGCGTCGCGATGGTCGTCGTCGGAGCGAGCCTCGTCGTCGAACGATTCGTGATCGCCCACTGA
- a CDS encoding ABC transporter ATP-binding protein, whose amino-acid sequence MIYSDVVAVTGAQGRAPRRLFVTLTVLSTALQAASVMTLIPLLNALFGDRPSQAWPWVGLLVLQLIVAWAADMVATRAGLRLGFSFIDRIESAGLSAIRRLDPGELHSTRASKLRDLVATAAPESVSMVVLLGSPLIHALLLTPLLALMLLGVAWQLALVALAGGIAMFAALAASRRAIARSEEAFADAGRDLDDRVLEFAWAQPTLRGAGAGTGTVDEVLAASRSRGLKLLAWQIPGDTLFSVVLQLVLLAFGATTGALYLSGDLSGVTAAAMVVVLLRIVETTGSLSLLSTPSASAARVLQTVRELVEEHEREGDPRAAAVRTDARPRVLGTRELGFVYPDGTRALESVDLSLPAGGITVIVGGSGSGKSTLLDVLAGLREPTEGAVLIDGGTVSAAARLAAVSVVFQSTQLRPGTLRQNIGAVDDGGLAVLAERARLTELLETLPSGWDSRVGEAGNALSGGERQRVGLARALAKPSGLLLIDEATSALDTITERAVVDALEQVRGERTTVIVTHRPALVSLADQVVVLDEGAVVESGRVDDLLARGGVFADLWKRWRESEGWQV is encoded by the coding sequence ATGATCTACTCCGACGTCGTCGCCGTCACCGGCGCCCAGGGACGGGCCCCGCGACGGTTGTTCGTGACGCTCACCGTGCTGTCGACGGCCCTGCAGGCTGCCTCCGTGATGACCCTCATCCCACTGCTGAACGCACTGTTCGGGGATCGACCGTCGCAGGCCTGGCCGTGGGTCGGGCTGCTGGTGCTGCAGCTGATCGTGGCCTGGGCCGCCGACATGGTCGCGACTCGTGCCGGCCTGCGCCTGGGCTTCAGCTTCATCGATCGGATCGAGTCCGCGGGGCTTTCCGCGATCCGGCGGCTCGACCCGGGGGAACTGCACTCCACGCGGGCGTCCAAGCTGCGCGACCTGGTCGCGACCGCCGCCCCCGAGTCGGTGTCGATGGTGGTGCTGTTGGGGTCTCCGCTGATCCACGCCCTGCTGCTGACGCCGTTGCTCGCGCTGATGCTGCTGGGCGTGGCCTGGCAGCTGGCGCTGGTCGCGCTGGCCGGCGGCATCGCGATGTTCGCCGCGCTCGCCGCGAGCCGCCGGGCGATCGCCCGTTCCGAGGAGGCCTTCGCCGACGCGGGACGCGATCTGGACGACCGCGTCCTCGAGTTCGCGTGGGCCCAGCCGACTCTGCGCGGCGCAGGCGCGGGTACCGGCACGGTGGACGAGGTGCTGGCGGCGTCGCGGTCGCGCGGTCTGAAGCTGCTGGCCTGGCAGATCCCCGGCGACACGCTCTTCTCGGTGGTGCTGCAGCTGGTGCTGCTGGCTTTCGGCGCCACCACCGGTGCGCTGTATCTGTCCGGCGACCTGTCCGGCGTGACCGCGGCCGCCATGGTCGTCGTTCTGCTGCGGATCGTCGAAACGACCGGTTCGCTCTCGCTGCTGTCGACGCCGTCGGCGTCGGCGGCCCGCGTGTTGCAGACGGTGCGCGAACTGGTCGAGGAGCACGAGCGCGAAGGTGATCCGCGTGCTGCGGCGGTCCGGACCGACGCGCGTCCGCGGGTGCTCGGGACCCGCGAGCTCGGGTTCGTGTACCCGGACGGCACCCGGGCCCTGGAGAGCGTGGACCTGTCGTTGCCCGCGGGCGGAATCACCGTGATCGTCGGGGGGTCCGGATCGGGCAAATCGACGCTGCTCGACGTTCTCGCCGGACTCCGCGAGCCGACCGAGGGCGCCGTACTGATAGACGGCGGGACGGTGTCCGCTGCGGCGCGGCTGGCCGCGGTCTCGGTCGTCTTCCAGAGCACTCAGTTGCGGCCGGGCACGCTCCGACAGAACATCGGCGCGGTCGACGACGGCGGGCTGGCGGTGCTCGCCGAGCGCGCTCGTCTCACCGAACTCCTCGAGACGTTGCCGTCGGGCTGGGACTCGCGCGTCGGGGAGGCCGGCAACGCGCTGTCCGGCGGCGAGCGCCAGCGCGTCGGCCTGGCCCGCGCACTGGCCAAGCCGTCCGGGCTGTTGCTGATCGACGAGGCGACGTCGGCCCTCGACACGATCACCGAGCGCGCCGTGGTGGACGCCCTGGAACAGGTGCGCGGGGAACGGACGACGGTGATCGTGACGCACCGCCCGGCACTGGTGTCACTGGCCGATCAGGTGGTGGTGCTCGACGAGGGCGCCGTCGTCGAGTCAGGCCGGGTGGACGATCTGCTCGCCCGCGGCGGAGTGTTCGCCGACCTGTGGAAGCGCTGGCGCGAGTCGGAGGGCTGGCAGGTCTAG
- a CDS encoding DUF3817 domain-containing protein, with product MTENPSTDTAAAPTSRPVTVPIDKIRSAFVRYRVMAWVTGVWLLVLVAEMIAKYGYDVDLDIMKWVPIVHGWAYVLYLIFTVDLAVKIRWPAGKTILTCLAGTIPFLSFWVEHKRTQEVRAEFGL from the coding sequence GTGACCGAGAACCCGTCGACCGACACCGCGGCAGCCCCGACGTCCCGGCCGGTGACCGTGCCGATCGACAAGATCCGCTCGGCATTCGTCCGATATCGCGTGATGGCCTGGGTCACCGGTGTCTGGCTGCTGGTCCTGGTGGCCGAGATGATCGCCAAGTACGGCTACGACGTCGACCTCGACATCATGAAGTGGGTCCCGATCGTCCACGGCTGGGCGTACGTGCTGTACCTGATCTTCACGGTGGATCTAGCGGTCAAGATCCGCTGGCCCGCGGGCAAGACGATTCTGACCTGCCTCGCCGGAACCATCCCGTTCCTGTCCTTCTGGGTGGAGCACAAGCGCACCCAGGAGGTGCGCGCAGAGTTCGGTCTATAG
- a CDS encoding SulP family inorganic anion transporter, with the protein MRTVTANADDRYRAEPSVMTALKSPRILTREVLAGLVVALALIPEAISFSIIAGVDPKVGLFSSFIMAITIAFVGGRPAMITAATGAIALVIAPVAREYGMDYFIATVLLAGVMQIVLAVCGVARLMRFIPRSVMVGFVNALAILIFTAQLPHLVDVPWAVYPLVAAGLVIMVFTPKITKVVPAPLVSIVLVTAAVVIFSIQVPNVGDQGELPRSLPELFVPNVPLTWETLTIIAPYALAMALVGLLESLMTAKLVDDVTDTRSNKTRESWGQGVANLVSGFFGGMGGCAMIGQTMINVKASGARTRISTFLAGVFLLVLIVALGDVVAIIPMAALVAVMIMVSVATFDWHSVRPATLKRMPKSETAVMVVTVAVVVATHNLAIGVVVGVFVASVMFVRRVAHLVDVTREITEQNGEQTARYTVTGQLLFASSNDLTTMFDYLDDPDRVVIDLSQSHVWDASTVAALDAIETKYAQHGKDVEFVGMNDYTSAFHARLTGGLGADH; encoded by the coding sequence ATGCGCACGGTGACCGCGAACGCCGACGACCGCTACCGCGCCGAGCCGTCGGTGATGACGGCGCTCAAGTCGCCCCGCATTCTCACTCGCGAAGTCCTCGCCGGTCTCGTCGTCGCCCTCGCCCTGATTCCCGAAGCGATCAGCTTCTCCATCATCGCCGGGGTCGACCCCAAGGTCGGCCTGTTCTCGTCGTTCATCATGGCGATCACCATCGCGTTCGTCGGCGGGCGTCCGGCGATGATCACCGCTGCCACCGGAGCGATCGCCCTCGTCATCGCCCCGGTCGCCCGCGAGTACGGCATGGACTATTTCATCGCCACCGTGCTGCTCGCGGGCGTGATGCAGATCGTGCTTGCGGTGTGCGGGGTGGCCAGACTCATGAGGTTCATTCCGCGCAGCGTGATGGTCGGCTTCGTCAACGCGCTGGCGATCCTCATCTTCACCGCCCAGCTCCCGCACTTGGTCGACGTGCCCTGGGCGGTCTACCCGCTGGTCGCGGCCGGGCTGGTGATCATGGTGTTCACGCCGAAGATCACCAAGGTCGTCCCGGCGCCACTGGTGTCGATCGTCCTCGTCACGGCCGCGGTGGTGATCTTCTCGATTCAGGTGCCCAACGTCGGTGACCAGGGCGAACTCCCCAGGAGCCTGCCCGAGCTGTTCGTCCCGAACGTGCCCTTGACCTGGGAGACGCTGACGATCATCGCGCCCTACGCGCTCGCGATGGCGCTGGTCGGACTGCTGGAGTCGCTGATGACGGCCAAGCTCGTCGACGACGTCACCGACACCCGTTCGAACAAGACCCGCGAGTCTTGGGGGCAGGGTGTCGCCAATCTGGTGTCGGGCTTCTTCGGCGGCATGGGCGGGTGCGCGATGATCGGGCAGACCATGATCAACGTCAAGGCCTCCGGTGCACGTACCCGCATCTCGACGTTCCTGGCCGGCGTGTTCCTGCTGGTCCTCATCGTCGCGCTCGGCGACGTGGTCGCGATCATTCCGATGGCCGCGCTGGTCGCCGTCATGATCATGGTCTCAGTCGCGACCTTCGACTGGCACTCCGTCAGGCCCGCCACGCTCAAGCGGATGCCGAAGAGCGAGACTGCGGTCATGGTCGTCACCGTCGCCGTCGTCGTCGCGACTCACAACCTTGCGATCGGGGTCGTGGTGGGAGTGTTCGTGGCGAGCGTGATGTTCGTGCGCCGTGTCGCTCACCTCGTCGACGTCACGCGCGAGATCACCGAACAGAACGGTGAGCAGACCGCCCGCTACACCGTCACGGGGCAACTGCTGTTCGCCTCCAGCAACGACCTCACCACCATGTTCGACTACCTCGACGATCCCGACCGGGTGGTGATCGACCTCTCCCAATCACACGTCTGGGACGCCTCGACTGTCGCCGCGCTGGACGCGATCGAGACCAAATACGCACAGCACGGCAAGGACGTCGAGTTCGTCGGGATGAACGACTACACGAGCGCTTTCCACGCCCGCCTCACCGGAGGCCTCGGCGCGGACCATTGA
- a CDS encoding MerR family transcriptional regulator, with translation MPETGMMQIGELAQRTSLSLRTIRHYDQIGLLTPSGRSAGGFRLYTDDDYDRLMLIRRMKPLGYSLEQMGDLLRALDSMRCDDETGTDGAIAMSHFLTDAQERRAKLTEQLAAADEFIRLLSAHIEQ, from the coding sequence ATGCCGGAGACCGGGATGATGCAGATCGGGGAGCTTGCTCAGCGCACCAGCCTGTCGCTGCGGACGATCCGCCACTACGACCAGATCGGGCTGCTCACTCCGTCGGGAAGGTCGGCAGGCGGGTTCCGCCTCTACACCGACGACGACTACGACCGACTCATGCTCATCCGCCGAATGAAGCCGCTCGGCTACTCCCTGGAGCAGATGGGCGATCTGCTTCGCGCGCTGGACAGCATGCGGTGCGACGACGAAACCGGGACCGACGGCGCCATCGCCATGTCGCACTTCCTCACCGACGCACAAGAACGGCGGGCCAAGCTCACCGAGCAACTCGCTGCCGCCGACGAGTTCATCCGGCTGCTCAGCGCGCACATCGAACAGTAG